Below is a window of Salvelinus fontinalis isolate EN_2023a chromosome 31, ASM2944872v1, whole genome shotgun sequence DNA.
AGACCTCTTCGAGACCTTCCATACCACCCATCCCCAGATCTGGCATGCCGTCTTCTCCTCCCATCGTATTCATCATCTGAAAATAAGCAACAATCATTGTTtcaacataaaaatatatatcatttaACACATTTAATACATTACACACTTTGTGCAACGTGACATGCTTGCCTCTGAGAACTTGTCGAAACTGGACAGATCCTCATCAGAATCATCTTCCCAGTCTTTCCAGTTGTTGAAGTCGACACCCAGCCATTGAAACTGTGGGAAAGAAAACAGACATCCCAAATCAAAATTATTTTAACCAACATTCAAGGCAAAATGCCCTTCTTATGTGATCTGAGCCTACTCAAATCGTCTCAGAATAGGGGTGCTAATCAGTTTGGCCTTTCAGGAATAAGATACATGGACGGGAGGCCCAGAAATACAGGGCAGAAAAAGTAAGGTAGAATACATAGTACTGTGCATTGAAACAGTTCCTACTTTTGCCTTGTCTTTTGTTAACCGTGGCCATGCTCTTCCTGCCTCTGCTTTCTTTAGACAACACAACACTGATCTGTCTGTACGTTTGTGCTTGGATGCCTGTaacgagaggaagagagataatCGGTATATTACAAGTGATTTTGGATGAGGGATCTTCTTTGTCAGCATATTTAACATCCAGGTCATTGCAGCGGTTTTTCTGGGTCATTGCAGATAGTGATTCTGCAGCTAAATGAAAAACATACTTACATTGGGATCAATTGAGTCGAAAAGGTCCAATTCATTATGGTGTTTGAGGGTTTCAATCCCACCAACACAACTGAAAAGACAATGTAAAATAGATGGTTTTGTTCATTCAGACAGTAAAGGGCCAATAGGATTGATCTTATTCATGGGCTAAAAGATGAAGATGGTTTTTAGTCTAGGATTAGGTTtaaatctgtgtccaggaaactgccccccccccccccccaagtgtgTCTGCAGTAGGCCTAATTTATAGACAGCTCACAATTTAGCCTAAAATCCATCTCACTTAAACTAAAGTGTGTACTGGGTGAAGGTGAAGCAGCTTACCGGAAATCAAGTTTTGATTTTTCAAACTTCACTTGTAGATCTTTGCTGTCTTCTACCAGGAACTCAATAAAGACAGAGTCCCTTCTGTCATACCACTTCGCTGTTGCTGGCTGCCTATAGGACGATAAAGAAGACTGATTAGTCCGATACAAAGCAGTGATCAATGTCTTCTAGTTTTTGATTATGAAATCCATCCATATTTGGGAAACTGCACCCCATCattatagcctgggtaccagtctgtttagctaacataCCACTCTGTGTACTCCTTGTCATTATGCCAAATGTTTAGCATGACAGGGAGTGGCAATGAGGGGAATGATAGTTTAACAGACAGTTACCAAGACTACCATCATTAGGGAATAGGGGATACATCTATGAAGGGATAAAATGTGGGAAGGATAGGGGGCTGGTTCCATCCATATATCACTCTGGTTCCAGCCATTCATTTTAGATGCAAACCTGAATAATGTGCCACTTAGAAAGCGGTCTACTCATCTGCTACATGCACGGTGAAACAGAAAAGCAGGCAAATGTGCTTTAAGCATTGATTAGCTAGCTAAGATAATACATTGTTTGATTAATTCACACACTACATCAGGAACATTAATTTATCAGCTGGAGTGTAGCTCCACCCATCAACTTTATTTAATCCAAGGTCATACTTCGTCAGGTCTCAAGGGATAAGGCTTCCTTGAATTCAGTGGTTTGATGGCCAAGCCTAATAGGTATTATTCGCTAACCAGCTCTGACACCCTTCCATATATTAAatcatgagctagctagcaggccaCATGGAATGTCGTAACTCCAACTAGCAAGCCAGTAGCTAAGAGAGCCACTCTGCAAGGAAAATGGCTCGCTAATACCTGTTTATATGGCTCTAGCTAAAACTAGCTAGTCCATGTGAATAAAggaataactagctagctatgaaGCCAAGGTTCAGCCTTGTATTATTATTAAAGTATCACCATGGCTCGTGATGATATGGTCGAGTACCATTGCGCGACTGTAAAGCCGACATTTCGTCTAGTGTAAACTGACAAGCGCGCCATTCATTCCCACTAATCGTCCCCATGCATGAAGGAGCATAGAACAggcctagctagttagttagctacatTTGGCACCCGCTAGCAAGCTATAACATTAACGTTGCATTTTGGTGTCCAATGGACAATATGGAAACTATCATTGCAGCGTTGCTATACACGTATAAAGGTTTGGGCATGCCAGACACAGCCAGCCCTAGTTAAACACTGTTTACGTTtgaagctagctagcaagctacccCGCATTTGCAAGAATATGCATCCCATGCATTGCACGCTAACGTTAGCTCCCCCCTACCCTCCGTTCCAAACGTACATCTCTTGCTATCTATTTCTTCCCACTCCAGTCTGCAGTATTAGCCACGATGTGTTGTTGGATATTCTCTTCTGTAGCGAAAAACGACAGGGCAAAATGTAAATATCAATCCTAGACCAGTAACTGCTTTTCCTCGTTGTTGTGCGCAATGACGCATCTAGAATCAAGTCACGGTGGCCTCGCTCGCGCTGTCCGAAAGAAGTTTCTGGATCTTTCGCTCGTGCAGGGACAAGTCTCTTGCACGCGCTTTACCTGAAGTAAGCTACGCTGTTACcgtggcaacacacacagagagagagttgatctgtataataaaatttaaaaaatagttGATCTGTATCACATAATATCAACTATTTCCCTTGTTTAACACAAGTCTGTATGAACAGGCGTTACTAGCAGGGTTGTAGTGCTGCTGGAGCGCAAGGAGTGGCGCACCCTCACTTTTTTCAATTTGAGAATAcactgagctggttaaactatTTCTGGAAAGTTAATTCTGAAAAATAattcaaaataaatgtaattacCACTAAAATCCCATGAAAAACGATAGAATGACAAACCAAATAAGTATGTATAGCAGCCTagaggtacagtgccttcagaaagtattcatacccctggacttattccacacgttgtgttactgcctgaattcaaaatggaataAATAAAATCAAAAAGCTCACCCATCTagtgtggccaaaagttttgagaatgacacaaatattttccatgaagtttgctgcttcagtgtctttatatatttttgtcagatgttactatggaatactgaagtataattacaagcatttcataagtgtcagaggcttttattgacaattacatgaagttgatgcaaagagtcaatatttgcagtgttgacccttcttattcaagacctctgcaatccaccctggcatgctgtcaattaaacttctgggccacatcctgactgatggcagtccattcttgcataatcaatgcttggagtttgtcagaatttgtggggttttgtttgtccacccgcctcttgaggattgaccacaagttctcaatgggattaaggtctggggagtttcctagccatggaaccaaaatatcgatgttttgttccccgagccacttagttatcacttttgccttatggcaaggtgctccatcatgctggaaaaggcattgttcgtcaccaaactgttcctgaatggttgggagaagttgctctcggaggatgtgttggtaccattctttattcatggctgtgttcttaagcaacattgtgagtgagcccactcccttggctgagaagcaaccacacacatgaatggtctcaggatgctttactgttggcataacacaggactgatggtaagcgctcaccttgtcttctccggacaagcttttttctgaattccccaaacaatcggaaaggtgattcatcagagaaaattactttacccagtcctcagcagtccaatccctgtaccatttgcggaatatcagtctgtccctgatgtttgtcctggagagaagtggcttctttgctgcccttcttgacaccaggccatcctccaaaagtcttcgcctcactgtgcgtgcagatgaaCTCACACCTGccggctgccattcctgagcaagctctgtactggtggtgccctgatcccgcagctgaatcaactttaggagacggtcctggtgcttgctggaatTTATtgtgcgccctgaagccttcttcacaacatttgaaccgctctccttgaagttcttgatgatccgataaatggttgatttaggtgcaatcttactggcagcaatatcattGCCTGTGAAGCACTTTTTGTGCAAAGCGATGATGACGGCACGTGCTTCCTTGCagataaccatggttgacagaggaagaacaatgattccaagcaccaccctccatttgaagcttccagtctgtttttctaactcaatcagcctgacagagtgatctccatcCTTGTCcccgtcaacactcacacctgtgttaacgagagaatcactgacatgatgtcagctggtccttttgtggcagggctgaaatgcagtggaaatgtttttggggggattcagttcatttgcatggcaaagagggactttgcaattaattgcaattcatctaatcactcttcataacattctggagtatatgcaaattgccatcgtacaaactgaggcagcagactttgtgaaaatttatatttgtttcattctcaaaacttttggccacgactgtacacacaataccccataatgacaaatctattgaaaatgaaatacagaaatgtctcgtttacataggtattcatgaCCCCCTGAGTCAAAACTTTGTAgaggcacctttggcagctattactgtgagtctttctgggtaagtctttatgAGTTTTCCACACCTGGAACGTTTGcctattattcttttttaaattcttcaagctctgtcaaattggttgttgatcattgctagacaaccattttcagatctTGACATAGATGTTTAAGTAGATTTCAGTCAAAACTGTAAGTCtgccactcaggaatattcactgtcttcttggtaaaccactccagtgtagatttggcctcatgttttaggttattgtcctgctgaaaagtgaattaatctcccagtgtctggtggagagcagactgaagcagggtttcctctagaattttgcctgtgcttagctacattacgtttattttttttatcttgaaaaactccctagaccttaatgattacaagcatacccataagaCTATGCTTGAAAGTATGgatagtggtactcagtaatgtgttttatTAGATTTGCCCCATACATACTTTTTATTTAGGACAAACAGttcattgctttgccacattttttgcagtaatgCCTTgatgcaaacaggatgtatgttttggaatatgttttagTCTGTACTTCTTTTCACTCTTTTAAttcggttagtattgtggagtaactacaatgttgttgatccatcctcagttttctcctatcacagccattgcactttgtaactgttttaaagtcaccattggcctcttggtgaaatccctgaggggtttccttcctctctggcaactgttaggaaggatacctgtatctttgtagtgtactaatacaccatccaaagtgtaatgaataacttcaccatgctcaaatggatattcaatatctgcttttttattttatttgtacccatctaccaataggtgcattTCTTTGTGaagtattggaaaacctccctgtttttttgtggttgaatctgtgttaaaaattcacttctcgactgaggaaccttacataTAGTCGGGCacacgagtggcgcagcggtctaaggcactgcatcttagggCAAGAGGCATTACTACAGTCCCGGACTCGAATCCAGGCTGtctcacatctggccgtgattgggagtcccatagggcggtgcacaattggcccagcataatctgggtttggctggggtaggctgtcattgtaaataagaatttgttcttaactgagttgacttagttaaataaaggttaaatttgtaaaaaaaaataagaagtCAAGCACTGTTCCCTGCAGCTAAGCGGAGTGTGAGAGGGGGGTTAGCCACATGGACCTTATCGCACCAATGAGATCTAGGATCCAAATTCAGTGTGTCTGCCTTGATGTTCCCAAAACTCCACGGACCCCCACTTGAGCAGTGGAACCCAGAACGATATGTGACCAGTTGGTTAAGGCGACACCGTTCTGCCGATTAACCCAAACCAGAGTGGCAActatcaaagataatttgtaaaaatccaaataacgtcacagatcttcattgtaaagggtttaaacactgtttcccatgcttgttcaatgaaccataaacaattaatgaacacacacctgtggaacggtgttaagacactaacagcttacagacggtaggcaattaaggtcacagttatgaaaactaaataggcctttctactgactatgaaaaataccaaaagaaagatgcccagggtcccagtccatctgcgtgaatgtgccttaggcatgctgcaaggaagcatgaggactgcagatgtggccagggcaataaattgcaatgtccgtcctgtgagacgtctaagacagagctacagggagacaggacagacagctgattgtcctcgcagtggcagaccacgtgtaacaacacctgcacaggatcggtccatccgaacatcacacctgcgggacaggtacaggatggtaacaacaactgcccgagttaaaccaggaacccacaatccctccatcagtgctcagactgtccgcaataggctgagagaggcttgactgagggcttgtaggcctgttgtaaggcaggtcctcaccagacatcaccggcaacaacgtcgcctatgggcacaaacccaccgtcgctggaccagacaggactggcaaaaggtgCTTTTCACTGAGGAgtcatggttttgtctcaccaggggtgatggtcggattcgcgtttatcgttgaaggaatgagcgttacaacaaggcctgtactctggagcaggatcgatttggaggtggagagtccgtcatggtctggggcggtgtcacagcatcatcggactaagcttgttatcattgcaggcaatctcaatgctgtgcattacagggaagacatcctcctccctcatgtggtacccttcctgcaggctcatcctgacataagcctccagcatgaaaatgccaccagccatactgctcgttctgtgcgtgatttcctgcaagacaggaacgtcagtgttctgccatggccagcgaagagcccggatatcaatcccattgagcacgtctgggacctgttggatcggagggtgagggctagggccattccccccagaaatttctgggaacttgcaggtgccttggtgaaagagtggggtaacatctcacagcaagaactggctaatctggtgcagtccatgaggaggagaagcactgcagtacttaatgcagctggtggctacaccagatactgactgttacttttgattttgaccccacctttgttcagggacatattccatttgttagtcacatgtctgtggaacttgtccagtttatgtctcagttgttgaatcttatgttcatacaaatatttacacgttacgtttgctgaaaataaacgcagttgacagtgagaggacgtttctttttttgctgagtttatatgcaaATAAATATTAATTGATAGTTCACCTCTCGGTTTTCTTTGATCCTGTATTaccccagtgctagcctccctacactggcttcctgttaaggcaagggctgatttcaaggttttactgctaacctacaaagcattacatgggcttgctcctacctatctttacgatttggtcctgccgtacatacctacacgtacgctacagtcacaagacgcaggcctcctaattgtccctagaatttctaagcaaacagctggaggcagggctttctcctatagagctccatttttatggaatggtctgcctacccatgtgagagacgcagactcggtctcaacctttaagtctttactgaagactcatctcttcagtgggtcatatgattgagtgtagtctggcccaggagtgtgtggctagggtcagtttgttatatctggaggacttctcctgtcttatccggtgtcctgtgtgaatttaagtatgctctctctaattctctctttctttctctctctcggaggacctgagccctaggaccatgcctcaggactacctggcatgatgactccttgctgtccccagtccacctggccgtgctgctgctccagtttcaactgttttgcctgcggctatggaaccctgacctgtcccagacctgctgttttcaactctctagagacagcaggagcggtagagatactcttaatgatcggctatgaaaagccaactgacatttactcctgaggtgctgacttgctgcaccttcgacaactactgtgattattattatttgaccatgctggtcatttatgaacatctgaacatcttggccatgttctgttataatctccacccggcacagccagaagaggactggccacccctcatagcctggttcctctctaggtttcttcctaggttctgacctttctagggagtttttcctagccactgtgcttctacacctgcattgcttgctgtttggggttttaggctggatttctgtacagcactttgagatatcagctgatgtaagggctatttaaatacatttgattaatatGGTTTATCGTAACCATGTGTTCAAGCTCATCAAATGGAAGTTGAATGATACAGCGTAGTGTAAGCTACAATGAAATGCCTACTCACATCTAAAGCTCTCCTCGTGCAATGATAAACTATATGTATATACATTAGGCTACAGCCTACAAATAGATATATACCACATAGTCATAGGTCTATTAGGCTATACTGCAAATGGTTGTTTGTTCCTGAAATGACCGAAAGGCAGGGCTATCCTACAGCACCACAAGCTGGTTCAACTTTTTTTTTAACATCATTGCACGACACAGgcgctgtcctttcagcaccaggAAGGGGGCTTCAATCGCTTAAAACACTTGAACATCTGTTGCCTACGCATGATAGTCGTACTCATCACTTATTTCAAATAGAACATTCTCACAATGGTGCTTGTCTAGTAAAGTTACaccaaagctgaatcaatgtcacGCAAGATCACATAACTAATCATTTTACATCCACACAACAGCATagcacagtaggcctataactttaCTATTACACCAAAAACACCTAATTTGAGATTTTAGGATGGTTAGTTGAAGCAGAGTTGGAGCTTCTTTTTCCCACTTCTTCTCATGCACCAGGGCTGGATATATACTTTAATTGAAACAAAATACAAGGCTACtagtttaacaccatctgctGTAATTCACTCACAGAACAGTAATTGAAGGGCATCTAAATTCATATTCCCATGAAACTCCCGAGAGGCGTAGccgtctaaggcaccgcatcttagtgctagaggcgtcactactgaCCCTGGCTTgattccgggctgtatcacaaccggcctgtgattgggagtcccatagggcagcgcacaattggcctagcgttgtccgggttagggggagggtttggccggggtaggccgtcattgtaaataagaatttgttcttaattgacttgcctagttaaataaaaaatgattagATCAAATGATTGGCATGCAGAGGCAGTTTGGACATTTCACTGGTATAACAAATAATGATCATTCAagattgacagtgatgatggcctaTTTTGTAATATTAAGTATGTCTAACTTTGTGATTGAAGGTattaaaaatataacattttgagAAAATGTGTGGGGGTATAGGGGCAGACGGAGGGAGGATCCATTTTACATTCAAGGATGGAGGCATTCAATTGGAGGATGCATTACGCATATTTATAACATTGAAATATATTGTCTAGAATGATGTATTCAACAGGCTACATCTGTTGATACAAACTTTGATTGAGGAAATGATAACGTCAATTACATTTTCATTTTGTGTTCCCTTGCCTATAATGGCACTACACCCACCGCTGCTTATTAGTGTAAGCACAATCTTACAAACAGAAATAATGTgaggaaaacattttatttacCAACAAATGGGAAAACATAAATACACACGGTAACCAGAAGAAGAAATCTTCCATCCCCTTTAATCCACAACTTTTATTTTTATCCTTGGAATTAATTgaatagaccacatctactagtGGTTAATGCTGGACTGGACCTGGTCCTCGAGGTTCTTGGGCATCTACATGGTCAGCTCCTGCAAAAAAGAAAAAGTGGTTTGTATTTTAGGAGGAGGTGTCAACATTGAATCTACAACTTTATTGTACAGATGGAAATGTGCCCGTCATCACCTCAGAACATAGCAATCAAAGGTAAAATGTCAATTACACCTGATATTACATTCACAACACAAGTGACAACCAAAGAAATATTCTTACCATGATGGCATTAACAATgtcgttgttgttgttcttgAGCGCTCGTATAGCCTTTACTCGAGATACGTTGGCTTGTGACATCACCAGCTCAATGTCCTTCACCTCCACGCCAGTCTCATCAACCTGCAAAGCATGATGGAACACAGAAGTGAATTGGgagaaatagccaaatccacatgtgtatgtatataagtagctaggtgagacaatcacacatcagtcattgtaaataaatgcTTTCCTTGACCCTCACCTCttcctcttcactctcctcctgtacggtgggtgtctgtgtgttctcctgGATGCTAGACAttctgtcttctccctggaccttgAACTTCTCTGCTGCTGCCAGTTGAGCTTGTTGGGACAGGTCCTCAATCTGGAACGGAAATTCACTTTCAGAAAACAGAACTGCAAGAATATTTCAAGCATATCTTGGTGTAATTCATAGAGAACTTAACATACTTGTGAAATAAATGGCTTACAACAGCTTTAAAAAGGCATTTATAAACTATTAGAAAGTATAGCAGGTCCCATCTGAAATGAGAAGCTGCACTGTCAGAGCCAACCAAGATGAAATTGATGAATGATTCTTCTAGCATTTCTGGTTACCACTTAAAATAGCATCACGTGCCTTGGCTTCCCCAAAGACAATGCACATGTCTGTTATAAAATGGCGTAGATTCCAACCTTAGCCTCTCCGAAAACGATGTATGTGTCGGAGGCGGAGCTCTTGTAGACGTCTGGCTTGGGGATGACAAACAGGATGttcttggacttcctgatggtAACCCTGGTTACGCCTGTCACCTGACGGAGGCCCAGCTTGGACATGGCCTGGTGTTGACAGAGAAGATTACTACATTTTTGTCCACAGAAAACTATAGTAGCTAATCAGATTGTCTGTATGAAACACTGTCCACAGAAAACTGAACTGAAAGTCATTACAACTGAAAAACAAGTGTTTTGAcacagagtaaaaaaaaaattcCCCATAGACTTAAAGCTATTAGGTCATTATTTCTTATGTTTGGGGAATGATGCTTTCATTACGATGGTACTTGTGTGTCGTATAGCAGCTCATTTtcagcacctcaagagtaaaaAAAGTAATCCGATTAATAAAATCATTAGAAGTAGCTGGTCCACAGAGAAAAAGTTGAGAACAGGGCTTTGAGGTATTCAAATGGGTTTTGGGGTAAAAAAGTGATTGTTGTGGTACTTGTGGCCAATTCAATGTACTCTTATGTTCATTCACATGTTCCTACTGACCTTTCTAGCTTTCTTTTCACTTCTACTTTGTTTGGCTTTGCTGACTGGCTCCTCGTCGATCTCAGCTGCTGCAGCAAGCTGAGGAGAGAACAACAGGTTTGTAAAAATCACTAATTCTGTAAGTTGGACACATTTATCAGTAGGTTGTCATTTATCGTCATGACTCACTTACTAGAGGCACCTCTGCAGAggggtcactagctggcacaaccacaaagtcataaaatctgattttaaacctaaccttaaccacactaaaccctaaattaagaccaaaacaTGACTTTTTCGATAGCCAATTTAGACTTTGaagctggcccatctagcggaaattgctcagttcaaatcaaatgttgtcatttgtcacatgcaccgaatacaaccccCCTCGACTTGACTCCCTGGGTGTAGGGGagcagcaccccctggtggcCAATGGCCATAATGTACCTGtgcctgctgtgtctgtgttgagTCCTGCTCCTCCAAGTCTGGTATGGAGTCATCACTGTCAGAATCTGTGCCAGACCCTAGACACCACCAGATACATTCCATTAGAAAATGTAACATCTCACAACATATCACAGAATCAGTTCTTTAGTATAACATAAACAAAACAATTTACGTAAGCAGAAAAGGCATCTATAAGGGAACGTAATTATGTGGTAATATAAAGAGTCAACCTGGTTACAAACACATCAAAATACATTTATACACTTCCCCGGGACAGTTGCAGGAGATTAGTTCGGGAAACGCTGCACAAAGACAGAGGTCTCACTGATTTGAAAATGAGGCCGCGAgagaaactgaaataaaatacattgCGCTTGGTTCATAGAACCGCGGTTACGTCAGTAACCTCCGATGGCCACTAGACatggttgtaataaacagagcgtTTTCTGTTTTCTTCTGAAAAACATGGCTCTGTTTTGAACGGTTTAAGCTACAAAATATTATGACCCCATCaatgaaagatgagactctcaggAACCCGGACAAGTCTTCTGTTTCCTTCTACAATGCCCAAAAGCGGCAGGACACAGAACAGAGTGGACAAGACCAGGCACTTAATCAGACTGGGGGGAAAAAAGACCATCAATTACATTATTTTCTACACCAATCATACAAAACTTCCTATTTCCTTTCTGATGCATTTCGCTTCAAACTATACTTCCTTCAAATTGAAATACTGTCAATTATATCAGACTGATACGTAATAAACGGTCATAGCCCTAATAAAATGAAATTATATAAAAATGGGGTTGCTGGATGAAAAAGACTGTTTGAGGTTGGCCCCTGGGTGTAGGAGAACACCACCCCCTGGTGGCACCTGGGTGTAGGGAAACAACTCaaatacacattttgccattggtCAGGTTTTGGTCAGCACTAAATAGTTGCTACTACAGAAGCCAAGCAAAGGGTGGATTTTCTAGAGTGAGGATGAACCAAACATAGACTGTAGGTATAAAAGTAGTTAAGACAACCATTCACATAAGCATTAATACATCCCACTACGACATAAAGTGTGGTCTGaggaaaaatatattttgtaatatatatatatattttttttaattcagcATAAGTGACCCTCACAAAGTCAGAATTGTCTATATTTTATcggctataaaaaaaaaatatatataatcctGTTAGTACAACGTCAGTGACTGAACAAAGTCTTACATTTTACTCCGATGTATTCAATGAAGAAACTTCACCTATAGAAATGACCGGACCCTAAATGATGCAAACTAATATTGTTAGTGACACTTTAAAATTACCATGCGAAGCAGGCCAATGTGGATTCATAATACCCTTCT
It encodes the following:
- the LOC129829627 gene encoding prostaglandin E synthase 3-like isoform X1: MYVWNGGQPATAKWYDRRDSVFIEFLVEDSKDLQVKFEKSKLDFRCVGGIETLKHHNELDLFDSIDPNASKHKRTDRSVLCCLKKAEAGRAWPRLTKDKAKFQWLGVDFNNWKDWEDDSDEDLSSFDKFSEMMNTMGGEDGMPDLGMGGMEGLEEHDSDDEKMPDLE
- the LOC129829627 gene encoding prostaglandin E synthase 3-like isoform X2, which encodes MQPATAKWYDRRDSVFIEFLVEDSKDLQVKFEKSKLDFRCVGGIETLKHHNELDLFDSIDPNASKHKRTDRSVLCCLKKAEAGRAWPRLTKDKAKFQWLGVDFNNWKDWEDDSDEDLSSFDKFSEMMNTMGGEDGMPDLGMGGMEGLEEHDSDDEKMPDLE
- the LOC129829628 gene encoding nascent polypeptide-associated complex subunit alpha-like isoform X2 translates to MPGETTTETVPAMELQQSQADTVLRVDGSCIDKPVSLLEVTKEMADPNPTVAAEAVQDYTEKVKDKLNEEEIVSPVKEEPSTQDQPTAVPEEDGGTAEEDEPTVEVPKVAVEEQARQVVPVPEATMEEQETASEYLTPPEVVKAPEVVSIAVQQNEKASQSEEPKVKVQTNDVNGHSRSFAIHSGSGTDSDSDDSIPDLEEQDSTQTQQAQLAAAAEIDEEPVSKAKQSRSEKKARKAMSKLGLRQVTGVTRVTIRKSKNILFVIPKPDVYKSSASDTYIVFGEAKIEDLSQQAQLAAAEKFKVQGEDRMSSIQENTQTPTVQEESEEEEVDETGVEVKDIELVMSQANVSRVKAIRALKNNNNDIVNAIMELTM
- the LOC129829628 gene encoding nascent polypeptide-associated complex subunit alpha-like isoform X4, encoding MPGETTTETVPAMELQQSQADTGSGTDSDSDDSIPDLEEQDSTQTQQAQLAAAAEIDEEPVSKAKQSRSEKKARKAMSKLGLRQVTGVTRVTIRKSKNILFVIPKPDVYKSSASDTYIVFGEAKIEDLSQQAQLAAAEKFKVQGEDRMSSIQENTQTPTVQEESEEEEVDETGVEVKDIELVMSQANVSRVKAIRALKNNNNDIVNAIMELTM
- the LOC129829628 gene encoding nascent polypeptide-associated complex subunit alpha-like isoform X3, with product MVIISYDFASKLTNNASLLSRNQHMPGETTTETVPAMELQQSQADTGSGTDSDSDDSIPDLEEQDSTQTQQAQLAAAAEIDEEPVSKAKQSRSEKKARKAMSKLGLRQVTGVTRVTIRKSKNILFVIPKPDVYKSSASDTYIVFGEAKIEDLSQQAQLAAAEKFKVQGEDRMSSIQENTQTPTVQEESEEEEVDETGVEVKDIELVMSQANVSRVKAIRALKNNNNDIVNAIMELTM